In a single window of the Rhopalosiphum padi isolate XX-2018 chromosome 1, ASM2088224v1, whole genome shotgun sequence genome:
- the LOC132920877 gene encoding protein SDA1 homolog → MVRHNNQLPNNLPQLQNLIKRDPASYKDEFLQQQRHYKSLLAVFTLRPTDFNKSLDELVMFMAQVAHCYPGELATFAQELTVMLQTHGPVLDKDMRMTFCRALILLRNKRLLTPTDLLSLFFGLLRSQDKELRKFLESHIVSDIKNLNSKHKDAKLNRNLQNFMYTMLKDNNAKAAKMSLGIMVDLYKKNIWRDTKTVNVISTGCFSKITKVMVAALKFFVTVDANDSSDESDSSSSDDDTPNTREVIMANKVSKTTRKRTKNLKKVKRLVEKNKKKKKQSQSSNFAALTLIHDPQGFAEKLFHQLEKRHERFEVKMLTLDVVSRLIGLHQLIIFNFYPYIQRFLQPHQKEVVRMMQFVAQASHEVVPPDVLEPVLRALVNNFVTERNSSDVMAIGLNAIREMCTRAPLVMTEDLLRDLAQYKNYRERSVMMAAKSLIHVYRSSMPHLLHKKDRGRPTEASLEIVARKYGEVDAKEFVPGAEILLETENNESCDDSDESGDEWVNVSHSEDEISEDENIDGEDEEVDDSDDEENDDIESNSDTEGINDTDQSISTQNSTTNTITKKKKVISKKEQLAEKKEKAAQVSSMRILSDEDFKRIEIAQLSKQMTSAKNRKRPAEPEETSRGELVRLKDIENIYKKRKHDKQTRIDSIKKGQEGREKFGYKDGRLNPFSSKTNREKKKTKNFMMIKHKAKGKVKKSFKDKQIALRNHLTKLKKMK, encoded by the exons ATGGTGCGGCACAATAATCAGTTGCCAAACAATTTACCACAACTCCAAAATCTTATTAAAAGGGATCCAGCATCGTATAAGGATGaa ttccTTCAACAACAACGCCATTATAAGTCACTATTGGCAGTTTTCACATTGCGCCCAACAGATTTCAATAAAAGCCTTGATGAACTGGTAATGTTTATGGCTCAGGTAGCGCATTGCTATCCTGGTGAATTGGCAACCTTTGCACAAGAGCTCACGGTTATGTTACAGACTCATGGTCCTGTACTAGATAAAGATATGCGAATG ACATTTTGCCGAGCTTTAATATTGTTACGTAACAAGCGATTATTGACACCTACAGATTTGCTTTCTCTATTTTTTGGATTACTCAGATCACAAGATAAAGAATTAAGAAAATTTTTAGAATCACATATAGTTTCTGATATTAAGAACTTGAATTCAAAACATAAAGATGCCAAATTAAATCGA aaTCTTCAAAATTTTATGTACACCATGCTTAAAGATAACAATGCTAAAGCAGCTAAAATGTCTTTA GGTATAATGGTTGATTTGTACAAAAAGAATATTTGGAGGGATACAAAAACAGTCAATGTTATATCAACAggttgtttttcaaaaattactaaAGTCATGGTTGCtgcattaaaattttttgtaaCTGTGGATGCTAATGATTCTTCAGACGAGAGTGATTCATCAAGTTCAGATGAT gACACACCCAATACTAGAGAAGTGATTATGGCTAATAAAGTGAGCAAAACTACAAgaaaaagaacaaaaaatttaaaaaaagttaaaagattAGTTGAG aaaaataaaaaaaagaagaaacaaTCACAATCATCTAATTTTGCAGCTTTGACATTAATACATGATCCTCAAGGGTTTGcagaaaaattatttcatcagTTAGAAAAAAGACATGAACGGTTTGAAGTAAAAATGTTGACATTAGATGTAGTGTCACGATTAATTGGTTTAcaccaattaataattttcaatttttacccTTATATCCAAAGGTTTTTACAACCTCATCAAaaag agGTAGTACGAATGATGCAATTTGTTGCTCAGGCATCACACGAAGTTGTTCCACCCGATGTTTTAGAACCTGTGTTACGCgcattagttaataatttcgTCACAGAAAGAAATTCATCTGATGTTATGGCAATTGG GTTAAATGCAATTCGTGAAATGTGTACAAGAGCCCCCTTGGTTATGACTGAAGATTTACTAAGAGATCTTGCTCAATACAAAAATTATCGTGAGCGTAGTGTCATGATGGCAGCTAAGTCATTAATACATGTTTATAGATCTTCTATGCCACATTTATTGCATAAAAAAGAtagg GGAAGACCTACCGAGGCATCGTTGGAAATCGTGGCAAGAAAATATGGTGAAGTGGATGCAAAAGAGTTTGTACCTGGTGCTGAAATACTTCTCGAAACAGAAAATAATGAGTCTTGTGATGATTCTGATGAGTCAGGTGATGAATGGGTGAATGTTAGTCATTCAGAGGATGAAATCAGTGAAGATGAGAATATAGACGGTGAAGATGAAGAAGTTGATGATAGTGATGATGAAGAAAATGATGATATAGAAAGTAATTCTGATACTGAGGGAATAAATGACACTGATCAAAGTATTTCTACACAAAACTCAACAACAAACACGattactaaaaaaaagaaagtaatATCTAAAAAAGAACAATTGGCTGAAAAGAAAGAAAAGGCAGCACAAGTTAGTTCAATGAGAATTTTATCTGATGAAGATTTTAAACGTATAGAAATTGCTCAATTAAGCAAACAGATGACTTCTGCTAAAAATCGCAAAAGACCTGCTGAACCTGAAGAAACATCTag agGAGAATTAGTTCGGCTTaaagatattgaaaatatttataaaaaaagaaaacatgaTAAACAAACAAGAATAGACTCTATTAAG aaAGGACAAGAGGGTAGAGAGAAGTTTGGATACAAGGATGGACGTTTAAATCCATTTTCTAGTAAGACAAACAGAGAAAAAAAGAAGACCAAAAATTTCATGATGATTAAACACAAAGCAAAAGGAAAAGTAAAGAAGTCTTTTAAGGATAAACAg aTTGCATTACGAAATCATTTGACCAAGCTGAAGaagatgaaataa